In Ancalomicrobiaceae bacterium S20, the following proteins share a genomic window:
- a CDS encoding ComEC/Rec2 family competence protein, translating to MLARLFPRPAWRVRLALGPERAIAWLRDTLDAEFAAGHGFLWLVACFGAGAAIYFNLPREPWPPALGAVALVLAGAAILTRRRGGEARLLLAATALVVGVLAGAVEARLVAAPRLDRERTVDVTGRVEGLETTQRGSLRLALRVETMTARGLGPADTPTRITATVNPRGLAVAAGDRVRFKARLKPPDGPVLPGGYDFARRAWFDGRGAYGYALGRVERLEPGERGLLARTVLDPVAELRHAIADRIRATLPGASGAIAAAMIVGEQRAIPNLENDWLRNSGLTHIVSISGLHMTLVAGGMIAFVRGLLALSPRLALRYPIKKWAAVAAFFASTVYLLLSGGAVAAMRSYLMLSVALLAVLLDRPAITQRTVAVTALFLLGLDPSNALDPSFLMSYLAVVTLVASYDAWRALDRPGPGDWRDVGLLRWGAVSALRHVEGLAFSSLIAGVATAPVIAQTFYRGAPYSLVANMVVLPSVGLVVMPAACLALLAMPFGLDPLPLAIMGLGIDYMVAVGRIVSNWPGGEGLIGAVHPWTAPVGVLAVLWLSFWRTRLRLFGILPAFLSLGLALMGPRPDLIVAARAGTIAIRGPDGRLAVLADRRDAFEVANFLSADGDPRKPGHAGLADGWTCDKLGCAYRWVRRPAAAYAAPSKTVSSSSLGAAAAIAAPADIVAPSAETRWAAETEPNPGIESAIAPAIETTPGPPVTISVVRDPRAFDEDCRLAAIVITALVAPPACADHALVIDRLMLARTGAVALDWTDDPRRPSIRTSLGPAPRPWTPIDARAAMIAAARDDAVRARTADPAIDPTAPDEHSNSEGGPEPPDQAAPPPSPVEP from the coding sequence GTGCTGGCCCGCCTGTTTCCGCGGCCTGCCTGGCGTGTCCGGCTCGCGCTCGGTCCCGAGCGCGCCATCGCATGGCTTCGCGACACGCTCGACGCCGAGTTTGCGGCCGGCCACGGCTTTCTCTGGCTGGTCGCCTGTTTCGGGGCCGGCGCGGCGATCTATTTCAACCTGCCGCGCGAGCCTTGGCCGCCCGCGCTCGGCGCCGTGGCGCTCGTCCTGGCCGGCGCCGCGATCCTCACCCGCCGGCGCGGCGGCGAGGCGCGGCTGCTGCTCGCGGCGACCGCGCTCGTGGTCGGCGTGCTCGCCGGCGCGGTCGAGGCCCGGCTGGTCGCCGCCCCCCGGCTCGATCGCGAACGCACCGTCGACGTGACCGGCCGGGTCGAAGGCCTGGAGACCACGCAGCGCGGCTCGCTGCGGCTGGCATTGCGGGTCGAGACCATGACCGCGCGTGGCCTCGGCCCCGCCGATACGCCGACCCGCATCACCGCGACGGTGAACCCGCGCGGCCTCGCGGTCGCGGCCGGCGATCGTGTGCGCTTCAAGGCGCGGCTGAAGCCGCCGGACGGCCCGGTGCTGCCGGGCGGCTACGACTTCGCGCGGCGCGCCTGGTTCGATGGTCGCGGCGCCTATGGCTATGCGCTCGGCCGGGTCGAACGGCTGGAGCCCGGCGAGCGAGGCCTTCTCGCCCGCACGGTCCTCGATCCGGTCGCCGAGTTGCGCCACGCGATCGCCGACCGCATCCGCGCGACCTTGCCCGGCGCGAGCGGCGCGATCGCGGCCGCCATGATCGTCGGCGAGCAGCGCGCGATCCCGAACCTCGAGAACGACTGGCTGCGCAACTCGGGCCTGACCCATATCGTGTCGATCTCCGGTCTGCACATGACCTTGGTCGCCGGCGGCATGATCGCCTTCGTGCGGGGCCTGCTCGCGCTGTCGCCCCGGCTCGCTCTGCGCTATCCGATCAAGAAATGGGCCGCCGTCGCGGCCTTCTTCGCCTCGACGGTGTACCTGCTGCTCTCCGGCGGCGCGGTCGCCGCGATGCGCTCCTATCTGATGCTGTCGGTCGCGCTGCTGGCCGTGCTGCTCGATCGACCTGCCATCACCCAGCGCACCGTCGCGGTGACGGCGCTGTTCCTGCTCGGTCTCGATCCTTCCAATGCGCTCGATCCCAGCTTTCTCATGTCCTATCTCGCCGTCGTGACCCTCGTCGCGAGCTACGATGCGTGGCGGGCCCTCGACCGTCCCGGCCCGGGCGACTGGCGCGACGTCGGCCTCCTGCGCTGGGGCGCCGTCTCGGCGCTCCGTCATGTCGAGGGGCTGGCCTTCTCGTCGCTGATCGCGGGCGTGGCGACCGCGCCGGTGATCGCGCAGACCTTCTATCGCGGCGCACCCTACAGCCTCGTCGCGAACATGGTCGTCCTGCCCTCGGTCGGCCTCGTCGTCATGCCGGCCGCCTGTCTCGCCCTGCTGGCGATGCCCTTCGGTCTCGATCCGCTGCCGCTCGCGATCATGGGGCTCGGGATCGACTACATGGTCGCGGTCGGCCGGATCGTCTCGAACTGGCCGGGCGGTGAGGGACTGATCGGCGCGGTCCATCCCTGGACGGCGCCGGTCGGCGTGCTCGCCGTGCTCTGGCTGTCGTTCTGGCGCACACGCCTCAGGCTGTTCGGCATTCTCCCGGCCTTCCTGTCGCTGGGGCTCGCCCTCATGGGGCCGCGGCCCGATCTGATCGTTGCCGCCCGCGCCGGCACGATCGCAATCCGTGGTCCCGACGGTCGCCTCGCGGTGCTGGCCGACCGCCGCGATGCCTTCGAAGTCGCGAACTTTCTCTCCGCCGATGGCGACCCGCGCAAACCCGGTCACGCGGGCCTTGCGGACGGCTGGACCTGCGACAAACTCGGCTGCGCCTATCGCTGGGTCCGAAGGCCGGCAGCAGCGTACGCCGCTCCATCGAAAACCGTATCATCCAGCTCTCTCGGAGCCGCGGCCGCCATCGCAGCTCCGGCCGACATCGTCGCGCCCTCGGCCGAAACGCGATGGGCGGCCGAGACCGAACCGAATCCCGGCATCGAAAGCGCCATCGCGCCCGCTATCGAAACCACGCCGGGGCCCCCCGTCACCATCTCGGTCGTGCGCGACCCGCGCGCCTTCGACGAGGACTGCCGGCTCGCCGCCATCGTCATCACGGCGCTGGTCGCGCCGCCCGCCTGCGCCGACCATGCCCTAGTGATCGATCGCCTGATGCTCGCTCGCACCGGCGCCGTCGCGCTCGACTGGACCGACGATCCGCGCCGGCCGTCGATCCGTACCAGCCTCGGCCCGGCGCCGCGCCCCTGGACCCCGATCGACGCCCGCGCCGCCATGATCGCCGCCGCTCGCGACGACGCAGTCCGGGCGAGGACGGCCGATCCGGCGATCGACCCGACTGCACCCGACGAGCATTCCAACTCCGAGGGCGGGCCGGAGCCGCCCGATCAGGCCGCCCCGCCGCCTTCTCCGGTCGAGCCCTGA
- the gltX gene encoding glutamate--tRNA ligase, with protein sequence MSDVVTRFAPSPTGFLHIGGARTALFNWLYAKHTGGKMLLRIEDTDRERSTDAAIEAIIDGLKWLGLTWEGEPIFQFARASRHAEVANELLAGGKAYKCFATQEELEEMRALAMAEGRPPRYDGRWRDRDPSEAPAGAKYVIRLKSPNEGETVVDDLVQGRVVFRNDVLDDFVLLRSDGTPTYMLAVVVDDHDMGVTHIIRGDDHLTNAARQSQIYEAMGWTVPSMSHIPLIHGPDGAKLSKRHGALGTDAYRAMGYLPAALRNYLARLGWSHGDDEIFSTEQAVAWFEVGDINKGPARFDFAKLENLNGHYMRAAPDAELLAALVDLLDHIPEGAALKPLFTETVQAQILKAMPGLKERAKTLVELLDGARFIFATRPLPIDEKAAALLDAAGKTTLAGLLPRLEAIEAAAWSAATTEAAVRTYAEETGLKLGKAAQPLRAALTGRATSPGIFDVLDVLGRDESLARIRDVA encoded by the coding sequence ATGTCCGATGTCGTCACCCGCTTCGCCCCCTCCCCGACCGGCTTCCTGCACATCGGCGGTGCGCGCACCGCGCTGTTCAACTGGCTCTACGCCAAGCACACCGGCGGCAAGATGCTGCTCCGGATCGAGGACACCGACCGCGAACGTTCGACGGATGCCGCGATCGAGGCGATCATCGACGGGCTGAAGTGGCTCGGGCTGACCTGGGAGGGCGAGCCGATCTTCCAGTTCGCGCGCGCGAGCCGCCATGCCGAGGTCGCGAATGAGCTGCTCGCTGGCGGCAAGGCCTACAAGTGTTTCGCCACGCAGGAAGAGCTCGAGGAGATGCGCGCGCTCGCCATGGCCGAGGGCCGGCCGCCGCGCTACGACGGGCGCTGGCGCGACCGCGACCCGTCCGAGGCGCCGGCCGGCGCCAAATACGTGATCCGGCTGAAGAGCCCGAACGAGGGCGAGACGGTCGTCGACGACCTCGTGCAGGGCCGCGTCGTGTTCCGCAACGATGTGCTCGACGACTTCGTGCTGCTGCGCTCCGACGGCACGCCGACCTACATGCTGGCGGTCGTGGTCGACGACCACGATATGGGCGTCACGCACATCATCCGTGGCGACGACCACCTGACCAACGCCGCCCGCCAGAGCCAGATCTACGAGGCGATGGGCTGGACGGTGCCGTCGATGAGCCACATCCCGCTGATCCACGGGCCGGACGGCGCAAAGCTCTCCAAGCGCCACGGCGCACTCGGCACCGATGCCTATCGCGCGATGGGCTATCTGCCGGCGGCGCTGCGCAACTATCTGGCCCGGCTCGGCTGGAGCCATGGCGACGACGAGATCTTCTCGACCGAGCAGGCGGTGGCGTGGTTCGAGGTCGGCGACATCAACAAGGGTCCGGCCCGGTTCGACTTCGCCAAGCTCGAAAACCTGAACGGCCACTACATGCGCGCGGCGCCGGATGCCGAGCTCCTGGCGGCGCTGGTCGATCTGCTCGACCACATCCCGGAGGGGGCGGCGCTGAAGCCGCTGTTCACCGAGACCGTGCAGGCGCAGATCCTGAAGGCCATGCCGGGCCTCAAGGAGCGGGCGAAGACGCTGGTGGAGCTGCTCGACGGTGCGCGCTTCATCTTCGCAACGCGGCCGTTGCCGATCGACGAGAAGGCCGCGGCGCTGCTCGACGCAGCCGGCAAGACGACCCTCGCCGGATTGCTGCCGCGGCTCGAGGCGATCGAGGCCGCTGCGTGGTCGGCCGCGACCACCGAGGCCGCCGTCCGCACCTATGCCGAGGAAACCGGGCTGAAGCTCGGCAAGGCGGCGCAGCCGCTGCGCGCCGCGCTGACCGGCCGCGCGACCTCGCCCGGCATCTTCGACGTGCTCGACGTGCTCGGCCGCGACGAGAGCCTGGCGCGGATCCGCGACGTCGCCTGA
- a CDS encoding phytoene/squalene synthase family protein produces MAADPAGALNEVYAQCEALVRERDRDRWLAALFMPEAARRHVHAVLAFAGEIARIRDLVSDPLPGEVRCQWWREVIEGERAGEGRAHPVGAALLDTIERFSLPVEAFVRLIDARIFDLYDDPMPSVPELEGYTGDTSSALIQLAAIILAEGRDPGTADAAGHAGVAYAVTGLCRAFAFHASRGQIFLPMDVFAGHGVTRDQIVAGEDSPGLRAALAEIRGVARRHLGATRRLIGAVPPSAAAAFLPVALVEPYLDRMDRRDYLPFRHAVELPQWRRQWILWRASRKARRG; encoded by the coding sequence ATGGCAGCCGATCCGGCCGGTGCGCTCAACGAGGTCTACGCCCAGTGCGAAGCGCTGGTCAGGGAGCGCGATCGCGACCGCTGGCTCGCGGCGCTGTTCATGCCCGAAGCGGCGCGGCGCCACGTCCATGCGGTCCTCGCCTTCGCGGGCGAGATCGCGCGCATCCGCGATCTGGTCTCCGATCCGCTGCCCGGCGAGGTACGTTGCCAGTGGTGGCGCGAGGTGATCGAGGGTGAGCGCGCCGGCGAGGGCCGGGCGCATCCCGTCGGCGCTGCACTGCTCGACACGATCGAGCGCTTCTCGCTGCCGGTCGAAGCCTTCGTCCGGTTGATCGATGCGCGCATCTTCGATCTCTACGACGATCCGATGCCGAGCGTGCCGGAGCTCGAGGGCTATACCGGCGACACCTCCTCGGCGCTCATTCAGCTCGCCGCGATCATTCTCGCCGAGGGGCGCGACCCTGGCACCGCCGACGCGGCCGGCCATGCCGGCGTCGCCTATGCGGTGACCGGCCTCTGCCGTGCTTTCGCGTTCCATGCCTCGCGCGGCCAGATCTTCCTGCCGATGGACGTCTTCGCCGGCCATGGCGTCACGCGCGATCAGATCGTCGCGGGCGAGGACAGCCCCGGCTTGCGCGCTGCGCTCGCCGAGATCCGCGGCGTCGCACGCCGGCATCTCGGCGCGACGCGGCGGCTGATCGGCGCAGTGCCGCCCTCCGCCGCGGCGGCGTTCCTGCCGGTGGCGCTGGTCGAGCCCTATCTCGACCGGATGGACCGACGCGACTACCTGCCGTTCCGCCATGCGGTCGAGCTGCCGCAGTGGCGCCGGCAATGGATCCTCTGGCGTGCGTCCCGGAAGGCGCGCCGCGGCTGA
- a CDS encoding MTH938/NDUFAF3 family protein, translating into MAEDVKVAHFPGLAPVEAYGRGGFRFADMSHRGSILCLPTGIFAWDPVTPADLAATSAYERVFALADTLDFCLIGTGPEIGAIPERLRWRFRELGIQADTMSTGAAVRTYNVMLAEGRRVAAGLLAVD; encoded by the coding sequence ATGGCCGAAGACGTCAAAGTGGCGCACTTCCCGGGTCTCGCGCCGGTGGAGGCCTACGGCCGTGGTGGCTTCCGCTTCGCCGACATGAGCCACCGCGGCTCGATCCTGTGCCTGCCGACCGGGATCTTCGCCTGGGATCCGGTCACGCCGGCCGATCTTGCCGCGACCTCGGCCTATGAACGGGTCTTCGCGCTCGCCGACACGCTCGATTTCTGCCTGATCGGCACCGGTCCGGAGATCGGCGCGATCCCGGAGCGGCTCCGCTGGCGCTTTCGCGAACTCGGCATCCAGGCCGACACCATGTCGACCGGCGCCGCCGTACGGACCTACAACGTCATGCTCGCCGAGGGGCGCCGCGTCGCGGCCGGCCTTCTCGCGGTCGATTGA
- the secF gene encoding protein translocase subunit SecF: protein MKLLRLIPDGTKIPFMSWRRVTFPLALILVVSSLAGWAVFGFNYGIDFVGGTVIEVRSKTGPADTHAIRQKIEALHIGEVQIQSFGGPEDALVRIGYQEGGEQAQQAAIGKVRDVLGDAYEFRRTEVVGPAVSADLRRDAAIAVVLSLLLILAYLWFRFEWQFAVGAILTTIHDVALTLGFMAWTHISFDLPILAAVLTIVGYSLNDTVVIYDRVREMLRKYKKMPVDELIDLSINQTLSRTIVTAITVFIAALSLLLFGGDALRGFNMIMVFGIVIGTYSSIIVSAPLLIFLHLRPGDADGDKKPSKAKKPGTDVAKPATP from the coding sequence ATGAAGCTCCTTCGTCTCATTCCGGACGGAACCAAGATCCCGTTCATGTCCTGGCGGCGGGTCACGTTCCCGCTCGCGCTGATCCTGGTCGTTTCGTCGCTCGCCGGCTGGGCCGTGTTCGGCTTCAACTACGGCATCGATTTCGTCGGCGGCACGGTGATCGAGGTCCGCTCGAAGACCGGTCCGGCCGACACCCATGCCATCCGCCAGAAGATCGAGGCCCTGCATATCGGCGAGGTGCAGATCCAGTCGTTCGGCGGCCCGGAGGACGCCCTCGTCCGCATCGGGTACCAGGAGGGCGGCGAACAGGCGCAGCAGGCGGCGATCGGCAAGGTCCGCGACGTGCTCGGCGACGCCTACGAGTTCCGCAGGACGGAAGTCGTCGGCCCGGCGGTCTCGGCCGACCTGCGCCGCGACGCTGCCATCGCGGTCGTGCTGTCGCTGCTCCTGATCCTGGCCTATCTGTGGTTCCGCTTCGAATGGCAGTTCGCCGTCGGTGCGATCCTGACCACGATCCACGACGTCGCGCTGACGCTCGGCTTCATGGCCTGGACGCACATCTCCTTCGATCTGCCGATCCTCGCCGCGGTCCTGACCATCGTCGGCTATTCGCTGAACGACACGGTGGTCATCTACGACCGCGTGCGCGAGATGCTGCGCAAGTACAAGAAGATGCCGGTCGACGAGCTGATCGATCTGTCGATCAATCAGACGCTGTCGCGCACGATCGTCACCGCCATCACCGTGTTCATCGCCGCACTCTCGCTGCTGCTCTTCGGCGGTGATGCGCTGCGCGGGTTCAACATGATCATGGTGTTTGGCATCGTGATCGGCACCTATTCGTCGATCATTGTCTCGGCGCCGCTGCTGATCTTCCTGCACCTGCGTCCCGGCGATGCGGACGGCGACAAGAAGCCGTCCAAGGCGAAGAAGCCGGGCACGGACGTCGCCAAGCCCGCCACGCCCTGA
- the secD gene encoding protein translocase subunit SecD, which translates to MLYFSRWKLIAITLTCLAGLVLAVPNFLSKDTLKSLPSWMPQRTMTLGLDLQGGAHLLLEVDTASLVKDRLDVLRDDIRRVLREAKIGYTGLGISGNGVQVRVTDAAQADNAATKLRELAQPVTDSVFTGTRIVDVEVQQQDGGLFRLQLTDAGLEYRARRAVEQSIEVIRRRVDQLGTTEPLIARQGSNRLLVQVPGLQDIGRLKSILAQTARLTFHMVEGVGPQAAQSARAGDTDVLYTRDNPPVPVVVQRRAMLTGEELVDAQAGFAPNTNEPIVSFRFNTSGAQKFATITEQNVGRPFAIVLDKDVLSYPVIRDAIRGGSGQISGSFTVQSANDLALLMRAGALPANLTIVEERTVGPGLGSDSIRAGALAAVIGTAGVALYMVLNYGLLGMFANVAVVINVMFTLAILSSFGATLTLPGIAGIVLGVGMAVDANVLIYERIREEQLAGASAISAIQTGYQRAIATITDTNLTHVIAAAVLFFFGTGPIKGFALTLIIGTMTSFFTAVTVTRMIIALWYRYVRPTRVPL; encoded by the coding sequence ATGCTGTACTTTTCCCGCTGGAAGCTGATCGCCATCACGCTGACGTGCCTCGCCGGCCTCGTCCTGGCCGTGCCGAATTTCCTGTCCAAGGACACGCTGAAGAGCCTGCCGTCCTGGATGCCGCAGCGGACCATGACGCTCGGCCTCGATCTTCAGGGCGGCGCGCATCTGCTGCTCGAGGTCGACACCGCCTCGCTGGTCAAGGACCGGCTCGACGTGCTGCGTGACGACATCCGCCGCGTGCTGCGCGAGGCCAAGATCGGCTATACCGGCCTCGGCATCTCCGGCAATGGCGTGCAGGTCCGCGTGACCGACGCCGCCCAGGCCGACAATGCCGCGACCAAGCTCAGGGAGCTGGCGCAGCCGGTCACCGACAGCGTCTTTACCGGCACGCGCATCGTCGATGTCGAGGTGCAGCAGCAGGACGGCGGCCTGTTCCGCCTGCAGCTGACCGACGCCGGTCTCGAATACCGCGCCCGCCGCGCGGTCGAGCAGTCGATCGAGGTCATCCGCCGCCGCGTCGACCAGCTCGGCACGACCGAGCCGCTGATCGCCCGCCAGGGCTCGAACCGCCTGCTCGTGCAGGTGCCGGGCTTGCAGGACATCGGCCGCCTCAAGTCGATTCTCGCGCAGACCGCGCGCCTGACCTTCCACATGGTCGAGGGCGTCGGCCCGCAAGCCGCGCAGTCCGCCCGCGCCGGCGACACCGACGTGCTCTATACGCGCGACAACCCGCCGGTCCCGGTCGTGGTGCAGCGCCGCGCCATGCTGACCGGTGAAGAACTGGTCGACGCGCAGGCCGGTTTCGCGCCGAACACCAACGAGCCGATCGTCAGCTTCCGCTTCAACACCTCCGGAGCGCAGAAGTTCGCGACCATCACCGAGCAGAACGTCGGTCGCCCCTTCGCGATCGTGCTCGACAAGGACGTGCTGAGCTATCCGGTCATCCGCGATGCGATCCGCGGCGGCTCCGGCCAGATCTCGGGATCGTTCACGGTGCAGTCGGCCAACGACCTCGCGCTCCTGATGCGCGCGGGCGCGCTGCCGGCGAACCTGACCATCGTCGAGGAACGCACGGTCGGTCCGGGCCTTGGCTCCGATTCGATCCGCGCCGGCGCGCTCGCCGCCGTGATCGGCACGGCCGGCGTCGCGCTCTACATGGTGCTCAACTACGGCCTGCTCGGCATGTTCGCCAATGTGGCCGTGGTGATCAACGTGATGTTCACGCTCGCCATCCTGTCGAGCTTCGGCGCCACGCTGACGCTGCCCGGCATCGCCGGCATCGTGCTCGGGGTCGGCATGGCGGTCGATGCCAACGTGCTGATCTACGAGCGCATCCGCGAGGAGCAGCTCGCCGGCGCCTCGGCGATTTCGGCGATCCAGACCGGCTATCAGCGCGCCATCGCGACGATCACCGACACCAACCTCACCCACGTCATCGCCGCCGCCGTGCTGTTCTTCTTCGGCACCGGTCCGATCAAGGGCTTCGCCCTGACGCTGATCATCGGCACCATGACGTCCTTCTTCACCGCGGTCACCGTGACGCGCATGATCATCGCGCTCTGGTATCGCTACGTGCGCCCGACGCGCGTTCCGCTCTGA
- the yajC gene encoding preprotein translocase subunit YajC, producing the protein MFVTPAYAQAGAAAPAGSEMLISLAPFVFILVIMYVLIIRPQRQQMKKHQELIANIRRGDTVVLSSGIIGKVSKTADAEVEVEIAPGVKVQVVRSTISEVRAKGEPVKDAAKDAKDAK; encoded by the coding sequence ATGTTCGTCACCCCTGCCTACGCCCAAGCCGGGGCCGCCGCCCCGGCCGGGTCGGAAATGCTGATCTCGCTGGCGCCTTTCGTCTTCATCCTGGTGATCATGTACGTGCTGATCATCCGGCCGCAGCGCCAGCAGATGAAGAAGCATCAGGAGCTGATCGCGAACATCCGTCGCGGCGACACCGTCGTGCTGTCGAGCGGCATCATCGGCAAGGTTTCCAAGACCGCCGATGCCGAGGTCGAGGTCGAAATCGCGCCGGGCGTGAAGGTCCAGGTGGTCCGTTCGACCATCTCGGAGGTCCGCGCCAAGGGCGAGCCGGTCAAGGACGCGGCCAAGGACGCCAAGGACGCGAAGTGA
- a CDS encoding ATP-binding protein, with product MADMPAPAPADFALLAARLDALVALVARAVPPAPALPDFDAADAFVWQPVGAVLQPVRRVARVEMILLQGIDRARDILIDNTERFARGLPANNALLWGARGMGKSSLVKAAHATVNRRLAAQALGPLKLVEIHREDIESLPVLMGLLRDSAHRFLLFCDDLSFDADDTSYKSLKAVLEGGIEGRPANVVFYATSNRRHLLPRDMMENERSTAINPGEAVEEKVSLSDRFGLWLGFHKCSQDDYLAMVRGYARHFNLAIEDETLVRDSLEWATTRGARSGRTAWQYIQDLAGRLGARLED from the coding sequence ATGGCCGATATGCCCGCCCCCGCCCCCGCCGACTTCGCCCTCCTCGCCGCCAGGCTCGACGCGCTCGTCGCCCTGGTGGCGCGCGCCGTGCCGCCCGCGCCGGCGCTGCCGGATTTCGACGCCGCCGACGCCTTCGTCTGGCAGCCGGTCGGCGCCGTCCTGCAGCCGGTGCGCCGGGTCGCGCGCGTCGAGATGATCCTCTTGCAGGGTATCGACCGCGCCCGCGACATCCTGATCGACAACACCGAGCGCTTCGCCCGCGGCCTGCCGGCCAACAATGCGCTGCTGTGGGGCGCGCGCGGCATGGGCAAGTCGTCGCTGGTCAAGGCCGCGCACGCGACCGTTAACCGCCGGCTCGCGGCGCAGGCGCTCGGGCCCTTGAAACTCGTCGAGATCCACCGGGAAGACATCGAGAGCCTGCCGGTGCTGATGGGGCTGCTGCGCGACAGCGCCCACCGCTTCCTGCTGTTCTGCGACGACCTCTCCTTCGACGCCGACGACACGTCCTACAAGTCGCTGAAGGCGGTGCTCGAGGGCGGCATCGAGGGGCGGCCGGCGAATGTCGTGTTCTATGCGACCTCCAACCGTCGCCATCTGCTGCCGCGCGACATGATGGAGAACGAGCGCTCGACGGCGATCAATCCCGGCGAAGCGGTCGAGGAGAAGGTCTCGCTGTCCGACCGCTTCGGCCTGTGGCTCGGCTTCCACAAGTGCAGCCAGGACGATTATCTCGCCATGGTCAGGGGTTACGCCCGTCACTTCAACCTCGCGATCGAAGACGAGACACTCGTGCGCGACAGCCTGGAATGGGCGACGACGCGCGGCGCGCGCTCGGGGCGCACGGCCTGGCAATATATTCAGGATCTGGCCGGGCGGCTCGGGGCGCGGCTGGAGGACTGA
- a CDS encoding peptidoglycan DD-metalloendopeptidase family protein, translated as MRQLKNRWRSHNLTQVALVALLSAGAAGCSSDFSRFGEPVYTGSTPNQKSILGGAPAQPAYGGGYAQPGYAQPAYPPQSDVTGSVGVQRQQLPPPVAAPAAPAPVAPAPYVPQQQSYAPPPPAVPQTTGSIGSRPIVASAPAGWTMQGATPVAVQAGDTADAVARRYGVPATVLIQSNGLSDPNRLVPGQQLLIPVYTSNAPAVQAPAQRTVTAPVVQPAPVPQRAAAAPVAAPVAIQPGAKPAAHLLAGAKPQAPTPALANAPAAQPIAIVAQHTVVRGETLDAIAKHYGVTKHALMQRNGLKAEAVAAGQRLTLPAGAKVTVRTAQAPVAAPLAPALTPAAGAPPAALGQTAQLAPAKPGPITPAPVTPVATAPVPKPGEVKVASTAPTAPAKQEAAVAREITETESHAAKNGPLSFRWPVRGRVIGEFGAKPGGERNDGINLAVPEGTSVKAAEDGEVIYAGNELKGYGNLVLVRHADGWVSAYAHASDILVNRGDKVNRGQIIARAGTTGNVNQPQLHFELRKGQKPVDPKPYLASN; from the coding sequence ATGCGTCAGCTCAAGAATCGGTGGCGGTCCCACAATCTGACCCAGGTGGCCCTGGTTGCGCTGCTCTCGGCGGGCGCGGCCGGTTGCTCGAGCGACTTCTCGCGCTTCGGTGAGCCGGTCTATACCGGTTCGACGCCCAACCAGAAGTCGATCCTCGGTGGCGCACCGGCCCAGCCGGCCTACGGCGGCGGCTACGCCCAGCCTGGCTATGCCCAGCCGGCTTATCCGCCGCAGTCTGATGTGACCGGCTCGGTCGGTGTTCAGCGTCAGCAGCTGCCGCCGCCCGTTGCCGCTCCCGCGGCGCCGGCTCCGGTCGCCCCGGCGCCTTACGTGCCGCAGCAGCAGTCCTACGCGCCGCCGCCGCCCGCCGTGCCGCAGACCACCGGCAGCATCGGTTCTCGGCCGATCGTGGCTTCGGCCCCGGCCGGTTGGACGATGCAGGGCGCGACGCCGGTCGCGGTTCAGGCCGGCGACACCGCCGATGCGGTCGCGCGCCGCTACGGAGTGCCGGCGACGGTGCTGATCCAGTCGAACGGCCTTTCCGACCCGAATCGTCTCGTACCCGGTCAGCAGCTGCTGATTCCGGTCTATACCTCGAACGCACCGGCCGTGCAGGCGCCCGCCCAGCGCACCGTGACCGCTCCGGTGGTGCAGCCGGCTCCGGTGCCGCAGCGCGCGGCAGCCGCGCCGGTCGCTGCCCCCGTGGCGATCCAGCCGGGCGCCAAGCCGGCCGCGCATCTGCTCGCCGGTGCCAAGCCGCAGGCGCCGACCCCGGCGCTCGCGAATGCGCCCGCCGCCCAGCCGATCGCCATCGTCGCCCAGCACACGGTCGTGCGCGGCGAGACGCTCGACGCGATCGCCAAGCATTACGGCGTGACCAAGCATGCGCTGATGCAGCGCAACGGCCTCAAGGCCGAGGCGGTTGCGGCCGGCCAGAGGCTGACGCTGCCCGCCGGCGCCAAGGTCACGGTTCGCACGGCTCAGGCGCCGGTCGCCGCGCCGCTCGCTCCCGCATTGACGCCCGCTGCCGGCGCGCCGCCGGCCGCCCTCGGCCAGACCGCCCAGCTCGCGCCGGCCAAGCCCGGGCCGATCACGCCGGCTCCGGTCACGCCTGTCGCGACCGCGCCCGTGCCGAAGCCCGGTGAGGTCAAGGTCGCCTCGACGGCCCCGACGGCGCCCGCCAAGCAGGAGGCCGCGGTCGCTCGCGAGATCACCGAGACCGAATCGCATGCTGCCAAGAACGGCCCGCTGTCGTTCCGCTGGCCGGTGCGCGGCCGTGTGATCGGCGAGTTCGGCGCCAAGCCGGGCGGCGAACGCAACGACGGTATCAATCTCGCCGTACCGGAAGGCACCTCCGTGAAGGCGGCCGAGGACGGCGAGGTCATCTATGCGGGCAACGAGCTGAAGGGCTACGGCAACCTCGTCCTCGTGCGCCACGCCGACGGCTGGGTCTCGGCCTACGCCCACGCCAGCGACATCCTGGTCAACCGCGGCGACAAGGTGAACCGCGGCCAGATCATCGCCCGCGCCGGCACCACCGGTAACGTCAACCAGCCGCAGCTGCACTTCGAGCTGCGCAAGGGCCAGAAGCCGGTCGATCCGAAGCCCTATCTCGCCTCCAACTGA